The genomic segment CTCACACCATCTGGCTGCGCTCGCAACGGACCTTGAACAGGTTCTTCGCGCGCGAACGGCGCCATATCCGGCTCCGCAACATCCGCCAACATGCGGCGATCTGCGATCCAGACGCCCTCGTACGGCCCCAATGGGCGCTCTCCGCTAGACTGTCGCCCTTTCCGGCTCCGGCCGGGCCCGTGTGGCGCACCGCGCCCGGGTCCGCACCGCGGTCGCCTCCCAACGGACGGCTCTCCCGAATGAATCCGAACTACCTCGACTTCGAACAGCCCATCGCCGATCTCGAAGCGAAGATCCAGGAACTGCGCCAGGCCAGCGACGGACCGGCGGTCAACATCGACGCCGAACTCGCCACGCTGCGCGACAAGCTGCGCAAGCGCACCGCGCACATCTTCCGCGACCTCACGCCGTGGCAGGTCTCGCAGCTCGCCCGCCATCCGCAGCGTCCGTATACCAACGACTACATCCGCAGCATCTGCGACGAGTTCGAGGAACTGGCCGGCGACCGCGCCTATGCCGACGATGCCGCGATCGTCGGTGGTCTGGGCCGCATCGACGGCCGCAGCGTGGTGATCATCGGCCACCAGAAGGGCCGCGACACCAAGACCAAGGTGCGTCGTAATTTCGGCATGCCGCGCCCCGAGGGCTACCGCAAGGCGCTGCGCCTGATGAAGATGGCCGAGCGCTTCAAGCTGCCGCTGCTGACTTTCATCGACACGCCCGGCGCCTACCCCGGCATCGGCGCGGAAGAACGCGGCCAGTCGGAAGCCATCGCCCGCAACCTGCTGGAAATGGCCGAACTCAAGACGCCGATCATCTGCACCGTGATCGGCGAAGGCGGCTCGGGCGGCGCGCTGGCGATCGGCGTCGGCGACCGCACGCTGATGCTCGAATACAGCACTTACTCGGTGATCTCGCCCGAAGGTTGCGCGTCGATCCTGTGGAAGGACGCGGGCAAGGCGCGCGACGCCGCCGAGCAGCTCGGCCTCACGGCCAAGCGGCTCAAGTCGCTGGGCCTGGTCGACAAGGTGGTACGCGAGCCGATCGGCGGCGCGCACCGCAACCCGCGCCAGACCGCGACGCGCCTCAAGGCCGTGCTGATGAACGAGCTCGACCAGCTCGAACAGCTGCCGGTCGAGACGCTGCTGCAGCGCCGTTATGAGCGCCTGCGCAGCTACGGGGCGTACGAGGCGGCCTGAGGGAGCGACACGATGGGGCCGATCCTGCTGCTCTCGATCCTGCTGCAGATCGGCTGCGGCGTGCGCGTGGTCCGCACCGGCCGGCCGCTGTACTGGATCTTCATCCTGCTGATCGGCTCCTACATCGGCGTGCTGGTGTATCTGCTCGCCGAAGTGTTGCCAGAACTGCGCAGCAACCGCGGCGCGAACCGTGCGCTGGGACGCGTGCGCGACCGGATCGATCCCACGCGCCATACGCGTGCGGCCAGCCGCGATCTGGAGATCGCCGACACGCTCGACAACCGCCGCCGGCTCGCCGAGCGCAAGCTTGATGATGGCGACTATGCCGGCGCCGAGACCCTGTATCGCGAGGCCCTGCGCGGCCTGTACGCGACGGACCCGACGCTGATGCTCGGGCTGGCGCAGGCGCAGTTCCATCGTGGCGAACCGTCCGCTGCGCGCGAGACACTCGACGCGCTGATCGCCGCGAACCCGGACTTCCGTTCGCACGACGGCCATCTGCTTTACGCCCGCGCGGTCGAGGCCGGCGACGATTTCACCGCGGCCGTCGAAGAGTACGAAGCGCTGATCCAGGATTACCCCGGCGAAGAAGCCCGCGTCCGCTACGCGGGCCTGCTGCAACGTCACGGGCAGACGGACAGGGCCAGGGCGCTGTATGCCGACACGCTGCGCCGCGTGGATCTGGCGCCTGCGTACTACCGCCGCGAGCAGCGCGAGTGGGTCGACATCGCCAAGCGCGAATCGCGCGCCTGACGCCTCACCACGCGCGCAGGTACTGGTCCGGCGTCTCGATCTCGACGCCCAGTTCCCGCGCCGCGCGACGCGGGAAGTAGGGATCGCGCAGCAGTTCGCGGGCCAGCAGCACGATGTCGGCATCGCCTTCGGCGACGATGCGCTCGGCCTGCGCCGGCGTCGTGATCAGTCCGACCGCGCCGGTTGCGATGCCGACTTCATCGCGAATGCGCCGTGCGAACGGCACCTGGTAGTCCGGCACCGCCTCGATCGACTGCAGCGGCGACAGGCCACCGCTGGAGGTGTCGACCAGATCCACGCCGCGCGCTTTCAGCAGGCGCGCGAGTTCGACGCTCTGCTCGATATCCCAGCCACCTTCGACCCAGTCGCTCGCCGAGATGCGCACCCACAGCGGCAGGCGTTCGGGCCAAACGCCGCGTACCACATCGACGACGTCGAGCACCACGCGCACGCGATTGTCGAAACTGCCGCCCCAGGCGTCGTCGCGCACGTTCGACAGCGGCGACAGGAACTGGTGCAGCAGATAGCCGTGCGCAGCATGGAGTTCGGCGACCTCGAAGCCCGCGTCCAGTGCGCGCAAAGCACTCGTGCGGAAATCGTCGACGACTTGCGCGATGCCGGCAGCGTCGAGCGCCCGCGGCGCCGGGTACTCCGCGTTGTAGGCCAGCGCCGACGGCGCCACGACCTGCCAGCCACCATCGGTGACCGGCACCGCGCTGCGCCCGCGCCACGGCGCGAACGTGCTGGCCTTGCGCCCGGCATGCGCGAGCTGGATCGCCGGCGCCGCGCCCTGCGCGCGGATGAAGTGCGCGATCGGCGCCCAGGCCTGCACCTGCGCATCGTTCCAGATGCCGGCGTCCTGCGGCGAGATCCGGCCGTCGGGCGACACCGCGCAGGCTTCGGTCATCACCAGTCCCGCACCGCCGACCGCGCGGCTGCCCAGATGCACCCGGTGCCAGTCGTCGGGCAGGCCATCGACGGACGCGTACTGGCACATCGGCGAGACCGCGATGCGGTTGCGCAGCGTCAGATCGCGCTGGCGGAACGGAGTGAACAGGGCGGACATGCGGGGACTTCCTGCGGATGCGATCCGCGACTGTAGGCTGCGTCGTGCTGCGGGACGACCGCACCACCGGATCGCTGCATCGCGTGCGTGCGCGATCGCCATGGCTGCCCGGAAAAAGCGCGACACAGGCCCGTCTCGCTACCATGGCCGCATGCCGATTGACATGCCGCTGCCCGACCTGCCGCCCGATGCACGTGGCCGCCTCGTCGTCGGCTACAGCGGCGGTCTTGATTCCAGCGTGCTGCTGCACGTGTTCGCGCACACACCGGCGCTGCGCGCGCGCGGGCTGCATGCGGTGCATGTGCACCACGGTCTGCAGGCTGGCGCGGACGATTGGGCCGGGCACTGCGTGGCGACCTGCGAACGTCTCGAGGTGCCGTGCAGCGTGGTCCGGGTCAACGTGGCGCGTGACAGCGGCGAAGGTCCAGAAGCGGCTGCACGTGCCGCGCGGCATGCCGCGTTCGCCGCGCAACTGGAGCCGGGCGATGTCCTCGCCCTCGCCCACCATCGCGACGACCAGGCCGAAACCGTGCTGCTGCGTGCGCTGCGTGCGTCGGGGCCCGATGGGCTGTCAGCGATGCGACCGCTGCGCCCGTTCGCGAGCGGGTGGCTGTGGCGGCCGTTGCTCGCGCTGCCGCGTGCGCAACTGTTGGCCTACGCGCAGGCACACGGTCTTGAATGGATCGAGGATCCGAGCAATGCGGTGGACGATGCGGACCGCAACTTCCTGCGCAATCGCGTGATGCCGCTGCTACGCACGCGCTGGCCGCACGCGGACGTCGCACTGTCGACGGTCGCGGCATTGCAGGCCGAAACAAGCGGCCTGCTCGCTGCCGGCGACGATATGGCGCTGGCGACGGCGCGGACACGTGATCCGTCCGTGTTGCGACTCGACGCGTTGCGCGCGCTCCCGGTCGCGCGACGCACACGCGTCCTGCGCCGTTGGATCGCGGAACTTGAATTGCCACCACTTCCGGCGCGCGCCATCGACTGGTGCAATGCCGATCTCGACACCGGCCGCGCGGATCGCGCGCCCTGCTTCGACTGGGCCGGCCATCGCCTGCAACGCTGGCGTGGGCTGCTGCAGGCCGCGCCGATCCGGGCGCCGCTGGATGCCGACTTCACTGCGCAATGGAATGGCGCCGCGCCACTTCAGCTGCCC from the Luteimonas fraxinea genome contains:
- a CDS encoding tetratricopeptide repeat protein, with translation MGPILLLSILLQIGCGVRVVRTGRPLYWIFILLIGSYIGVLVYLLAEVLPELRSNRGANRALGRVRDRIDPTRHTRAASRDLEIADTLDNRRRLAERKLDDGDYAGAETLYREALRGLYATDPTLMLGLAQAQFHRGEPSAARETLDALIAANPDFRSHDGHLLYARAVEAGDDFTAAVEEYEALIQDYPGEEARVRYAGLLQRHGQTDRARALYADTLRRVDLAPAYYRREQREWVDIAKRESRA
- a CDS encoding acetyl-CoA carboxylase carboxyltransferase subunit alpha, with the protein product MNPNYLDFEQPIADLEAKIQELRQASDGPAVNIDAELATLRDKLRKRTAHIFRDLTPWQVSQLARHPQRPYTNDYIRSICDEFEELAGDRAYADDAAIVGGLGRIDGRSVVIIGHQKGRDTKTKVRRNFGMPRPEGYRKALRLMKMAERFKLPLLTFIDTPGAYPGIGAEERGQSEAIARNLLEMAELKTPIICTVIGEGGSGGALAIGVGDRTLMLEYSTYSVISPEGCASILWKDAGKARDAAEQLGLTAKRLKSLGLVDKVVREPIGGAHRNPRQTATRLKAVLMNELDQLEQLPVETLLQRRYERLRSYGAYEAA
- a CDS encoding NADH:flavin oxidoreductase/NADH oxidase, encoding MSALFTPFRQRDLTLRNRIAVSPMCQYASVDGLPDDWHRVHLGSRAVGGAGLVMTEACAVSPDGRISPQDAGIWNDAQVQAWAPIAHFIRAQGAAPAIQLAHAGRKASTFAPWRGRSAVPVTDGGWQVVAPSALAYNAEYPAPRALDAAGIAQVVDDFRTSALRALDAGFEVAELHAAHGYLLHQFLSPLSNVRDDAWGGSFDNRVRVVLDVVDVVRGVWPERLPLWVRISASDWVEGGWDIEQSVELARLLKARGVDLVDTSSGGLSPLQSIEAVPDYQVPFARRIRDEVGIATGAVGLITTPAQAERIVAEGDADIVLLARELLRDPYFPRRAARELGVEIETPDQYLRAW
- the tilS gene encoding tRNA lysidine(34) synthetase TilS, with the translated sequence MPIDMPLPDLPPDARGRLVVGYSGGLDSSVLLHVFAHTPALRARGLHAVHVHHGLQAGADDWAGHCVATCERLEVPCSVVRVNVARDSGEGPEAAARAARHAAFAAQLEPGDVLALAHHRDDQAETVLLRALRASGPDGLSAMRPLRPFASGWLWRPLLALPRAQLLAYAQAHGLEWIEDPSNAVDDADRNFLRNRVMPLLRTRWPHADVALSTVAALQAETSGLLAAGDDMALATARTRDPSVLRLDALRALPVARRTRVLRRWIAELELPPLPARAIDWCNADLDTGRADRAPCFDWAGHRLQRWRGLLQAAPIRAPLDADFTAQWNGAAPLQLPDGGRLWLDGATDDRMWTVRAREGGERICLPGRAHTHALKHVLQSLGVPPWIRAQLPVLVDGEGRVLAAGDLAFDAGFDAWLRDGDRRLYWSPPGDMHTVLDAPIA